The Paenibacillus sp. RUD330 genome has a segment encoding these proteins:
- a CDS encoding Ku protein, translated as MHTVWKGAISFGLVHVPVKMFSATEDKDISLRMLHSVCGSPIAYVKECPVCDRRIETNEIVKGYEYEKGRFVTFEKEELDQLGGEKSKTIQIIDFVALEEIDPIYFQKTYYLSPDQAGGGAYSLLMEAMKESGKIGIAKISIRSKSSLAAIRVLDGCLAIETIFYPDEIRPIQQVPNLPGAVALNDKELSMAKLLIDQLTTPFEPEKYTDDYRSAMHDLIQGKIAGEEVRIAPQQEPAHVLDLMAALQASLESVKGPAAAPVLDTGAADKPKKKGAKTPAAGLADSGEADKPAKKPAKPRAKKTKESGAS; from the coding sequence ATGCATACCGTATGGAAGGGCGCGATCAGCTTCGGACTGGTGCATGTGCCCGTCAAGATGTTCTCCGCCACAGAGGACAAGGACATCTCGCTGCGCATGCTGCATTCCGTCTGCGGCAGTCCCATCGCTTATGTGAAGGAATGCCCCGTATGCGACAGGCGGATCGAAACGAATGAAATCGTCAAAGGTTACGAATACGAGAAGGGCCGCTTTGTCACCTTTGAAAAGGAAGAGTTGGACCAGCTCGGCGGAGAGAAGTCCAAAACGATTCAGATCATCGATTTTGTCGCCCTGGAGGAGATCGATCCGATCTATTTCCAGAAAACCTATTACCTCTCGCCCGATCAGGCGGGGGGAGGAGCCTACTCGCTGCTGATGGAAGCGATGAAGGAATCCGGCAAGATCGGCATCGCCAAAATTTCCATCCGCTCCAAGTCAAGCCTCGCCGCGATCCGCGTGCTCGACGGCTGCCTCGCGATCGAGACGATCTTCTATCCCGATGAAATTCGGCCGATCCAGCAGGTTCCGAACCTGCCCGGAGCGGTAGCGCTGAATGACAAGGAGCTGTCGATGGCCAAGCTCCTCATCGATCAGTTGACGACGCCGTTCGAGCCCGAAAAATACACCGACGATTACCGGAGCGCCATGCATGATCTGATCCAAGGCAAGATCGCCGGCGAGGAAGTCCGCATCGCGCCGCAGCAGGAGCCCGCACATGTGCTGGATCTGATGGCCGCCCTGCAGGCAAGCCTGGAATCGGTGAAAGGTCCTGCCGCAGCCCCCGTGCTCGATACCGGTGCCGCGGACAAGCCCAAGAAGAAAGGCGCGAAAACGCCGGCAGCCGGCCTAGCGGACTCCGGAGAAGCCGACAAGCCCGCGAAGAAACCCGCCAAGCCGCGCGCCAAGAAAACCAAGGAATCCGGCGCTTCCTGA
- a CDS encoding H-type small acid-soluble spore protein — MDVKRAMEIYGSKDMVAVHLGGHSVWIENVDEANGMATVQVGTTPQNTQTVSVDQLHEGQPHREN; from the coding sequence GTGGATGTAAAAAGAGCGATGGAAATCTACGGCTCCAAGGATATGGTGGCCGTCCACTTGGGCGGGCACTCGGTCTGGATCGAGAATGTGGACGAGGCGAACGGCATGGCGACCGTGCAGGTCGGCACGACCCCTCAGAACACGCAGACCGTATCGGTCGACCAGCTTCATGAAGGACAGCCGCACAGAGAAAACTGA
- a CDS encoding YitT family protein, producing the protein MVTAQGQHLKLPFFEVFKRVLFITVGAVLMGVGLEIFLVPNNIIDGGITGISIMLSYLTDVPLGLFLFLLNLPFLFLGYKQIGKTFALSTLYGVAVMSLTTYLLHEVDPLTIDEFLASIFGGMVLGVGVGLVIRFGGSLDGTEIVAILLSKKLPFSVGEIVMFANLFILSSAGFVFSWDRAMYSLIAYYIAYKMIDIVIEGFDESKAVWIISDEYREIGEAIMSRLGRGVTYLNGEGGFTGGDKKVLFVVVTRLEEAKLKSIVTDMDPGAFLAVGNIHDVKGGRFKKRDIH; encoded by the coding sequence ATGGTAACAGCGCAGGGGCAGCATCTCAAGCTGCCATTCTTTGAAGTGTTCAAGCGGGTCTTGTTCATCACCGTCGGAGCCGTCCTGATGGGGGTAGGCCTGGAGATTTTCCTGGTGCCGAACAACATCATCGACGGAGGCATCACCGGCATTTCCATCATGCTTTCTTATTTGACGGACGTTCCTCTCGGACTGTTCCTCTTCCTCCTCAACCTTCCGTTCCTCTTCCTGGGGTATAAGCAGATCGGCAAGACCTTCGCGCTGTCGACTCTGTACGGAGTAGCCGTCATGTCGCTGACGACTTACCTGCTGCATGAAGTCGATCCGCTCACGATCGACGAGTTCCTCGCCTCGATCTTCGGAGGCATGGTGCTCGGAGTCGGGGTCGGCCTCGTCATCCGCTTCGGCGGCTCGCTCGACGGGACGGAGATCGTCGCGATCCTCCTCTCCAAGAAGCTGCCTTTCTCGGTCGGCGAGATCGTCATGTTCGCGAATCTGTTCATCCTGTCGAGCGCGGGCTTCGTGTTCTCATGGGACCGGGCGATGTACTCGCTCATCGCCTACTATATCGCCTACAAGATGATCGACATCGTCATCGAGGGCTTCGACGAATCCAAGGCCGTCTGGATCATCAGCGACGAGTACCGCGAGATCGGCGAAGCCATCATGAGCCGTCTGGGCCGCGGCGTCACTTATCTCAACGGCGAAGGCGGCTTCACCGGCGGCGACAAGAAAGTGCTGTTCGTCGTCGTGACGCGCCTCGAGGAAGCCAAGCTCAAGTCGATCGTGACCGACATGGACCCCGGCGCCTTCCTGGCCGTCGGCAATATCCACGACGTCAAGGGCGGCCGCTTCAAGAAGCGCGACATACATTAG
- the tsaE gene encoding tRNA (adenosine(37)-N6)-threonylcarbamoyltransferase complex ATPase subunit type 1 TsaE codes for MTEAAATASWRAREESDTVRLAEMLAAWAAPGTVIALDGDLGAGKTRFSQAFAAAIGVQGVVNSPTFTIIKEYASGTMPLYHMDVYRLSQEEADELGLDEYFYGSGVSLVEWASLIPELLPESRLELYIEHLGGSDRRIRLEGRGLPYAEWCRLIAEREEQGNEGA; via the coding sequence ATGACAGAGGCCGCAGCAACAGCCAGTTGGCGCGCGCGGGAGGAGTCGGACACGGTCCGGCTCGCGGAAATGCTGGCCGCATGGGCCGCTCCCGGAACGGTGATCGCGCTGGATGGCGATCTTGGCGCGGGCAAAACCCGGTTCTCGCAGGCGTTCGCCGCCGCGATCGGGGTGCAGGGCGTGGTTAACAGCCCGACCTTTACGATTATAAAAGAGTATGCCAGCGGAACGATGCCGCTGTACCATATGGATGTCTATCGGCTGTCGCAGGAAGAGGCCGACGAGCTCGGATTGGACGAGTATTTCTACGGAAGCGGCGTCTCCCTCGTGGAGTGGGCGAGCCTGATTCCGGAGCTGCTTCCGGAATCCAGGCTGGAGCTGTACATCGAGCATCTGGGAGGCAGCGATCGGCGGATACGGCTGGAAGGCCGCGGACTCCCTTATGCGGAATGGTGCAGGCTAATCGCCGAGAGGGAGGAGCAGGGCAATGAAGGAGCATGA
- the tsaB gene encoding tRNA (adenosine(37)-N6)-threonylcarbamoyltransferase complex dimerization subunit type 1 TsaB produces the protein MKEHDPAAEAGAESLPHVEGAAETGLQQAKPREELLVLALDTSTAVLAAALMRGGEVLASVQSPAERNHSAHVVPAVQKLLADAGISPGQLDGIAAGIGPGSYTGVRIAASVAKTLAWAWKLPIVGVSTLEAMAVGAWREHAGRRSEAAASHGDAADGAMSAVAGSAEPAESSVQAGTERARRGAAEPAADRNRHSAVQESADAVESAWTVPLIDARRGQAYTALFAASDRDGWLRLETDAIRLASDWARRLYERLEDTDAGGRPERIVFTGDLEKHEESISMLESLLAGLPGGAPAVARQPHVMEGRSAAWLGSRRLAGGEADDAHAFVPNYTQLAEAEAKLLEKPGEA, from the coding sequence ATGAAGGAGCATGATCCGGCCGCAGAGGCCGGCGCGGAGAGCCTTCCGCATGTTGAAGGCGCAGCGGAGACGGGCTTGCAGCAGGCCAAGCCGAGGGAAGAGCTGCTCGTCCTGGCGCTGGACACGTCGACGGCGGTGCTTGCCGCCGCCTTGATGCGGGGCGGCGAAGTGCTCGCCAGCGTCCAGTCGCCGGCCGAGCGCAACCATTCGGCGCATGTCGTGCCGGCCGTGCAGAAGCTGCTCGCCGATGCCGGCATCTCCCCCGGGCAGCTGGACGGCATCGCTGCGGGCATCGGCCCGGGCTCCTATACGGGCGTCCGCATCGCGGCATCCGTCGCGAAGACGCTGGCCTGGGCCTGGAAGCTGCCGATCGTCGGCGTGTCGACGCTGGAGGCGATGGCCGTCGGGGCATGGCGCGAGCATGCCGGCCGACGCTCGGAGGCTGCTGCCAGCCATGGCGATGCGGCGGATGGGGCGATGTCAGCTGTCGCCGGTTCGGCGGAGCCCGCGGAGTCCAGCGTGCAAGCGGGCACCGAGAGAGCGCGGCGCGGCGCTGCTGAGCCGGCTGCGGACAGGAATCGGCACAGCGCAGTGCAGGAGAGCGCAGATGCGGTTGAATCGGCATGGACCGTTCCCCTGATCGACGCCCGGAGAGGACAAGCCTATACGGCTCTGTTTGCCGCTTCCGATAGGGATGGGTGGCTGCGTCTGGAAACGGACGCCATCCGGCTCGCATCGGATTGGGCGCGCAGGCTCTATGAACGGCTGGAGGATACGGATGCCGGCGGGAGACCGGAGCGGATTGTCTTTACGGGAGACCTGGAAAAGCATGAGGAATCCATCTCGATGCTGGAGTCCCTCCTTGCGGGCTTGCCCGGCGGAGCTCCTGCCGTCGCAAGGCAGCCTCATGTCATGGAAGGCCGCAGCGCAGCCTGGCTGGGAAGCAGGCGGTTAGCCGGAGGTGAAGCAGATGACGCGCACGCATTTGTTCCAAACTACACGCAATTGGCTGAAGCGGAAGCTAAATTATTGGAGAAACCCGGGGAGGCGTAA
- the rimI gene encoding ribosomal protein S18-alanine N-acetyltransferase: MADYDVMQLHAASGEDDLVFRSMKLDDIPSIIAIEHEAFTSPWTSDAFVNELTHNHFARYMVMTLHGEIIGYGGMWLIMDEAHVTNIAVSREFRGRKLGARLLSELKKLAVFFGAVRMTLEVRVTNEVAQSLYRKFGFEPSGIRPGYYSDNNEDALIMWAELGQPQAEGQAQ, encoded by the coding sequence ATGGCGGATTACGACGTCATGCAGCTTCACGCTGCATCCGGCGAGGATGACCTGGTGTTCCGGTCGATGAAGCTCGACGACATCCCGTCCATCATCGCCATCGAGCATGAAGCGTTCACTTCTCCGTGGACCTCCGATGCTTTCGTGAACGAGCTTACCCATAACCATTTCGCGCGGTACATGGTCATGACGCTGCATGGTGAAATCATCGGTTACGGCGGCATGTGGCTGATCATGGACGAGGCCCATGTGACCAACATCGCGGTGAGCCGGGAGTTTCGGGGACGCAAGCTGGGGGCGCGGCTGCTGTCCGAGCTGAAGAAGCTCGCGGTCTTTTTCGGAGCCGTCCGGATGACGCTGGAGGTCCGCGTAACCAACGAGGTGGCGCAGTCGCTGTACCGCAAATTCGGCTTCGAACCGTCCGGCATCCGTCCGGGCTATTATTCCGACAACAACGAGGACGCCCTGATCATGTGGGCGGAGCTTGGGCAGCCGCAAGCGGAGGGACAAGCCCAATGA
- the tsaD gene encoding tRNA (adenosine(37)-N6)-threonylcarbamoyltransferase complex transferase subunit TsaD, translating to MSAQRNRENELILAIETSCDETSAAVIRGGREILSNIVSSQIETHRQFGGVVPEVASRKHVEVITLIIEQAISEAGIEAKDLSAIAVTQGPGLVGALLVGIVSGMSLAMALDVPLIGTHHIAGHIYANALVHEIQYPCLALVVSGGHTELVMLEEEGVFRIVGRTRDDAVGEAYDKVARALKFPYPGGPHIDRQAAAAEHAAELPRSWLEPGSYDFSFSGLKSAVLSAINQSRMKGLELDVPALARGFQESVIEVLTVKAIRAAKEFGARQLLLCGGVAANRGLRSRLEELCAAEGLPLLIPPHSLCTDNAAMIGAAAHLKWTRSQFTGFDLKADPGLSLEEWSVREARSAMAAE from the coding sequence ATGAGCGCACAGCGGAACAGGGAAAACGAACTTATTCTAGCCATCGAGACCAGCTGCGACGAGACGTCCGCAGCGGTCATCCGCGGCGGACGCGAGATCCTCTCCAACATCGTCTCCAGCCAGATCGAGACGCATCGCCAGTTCGGCGGCGTCGTGCCGGAGGTCGCCTCCCGCAAGCATGTCGAAGTCATCACGCTGATCATCGAGCAGGCGATCTCCGAAGCCGGCATCGAGGCGAAGGATCTGTCCGCCATTGCCGTCACCCAGGGCCCGGGACTTGTCGGCGCGCTGCTCGTCGGCATCGTGTCCGGAATGAGCCTGGCGATGGCGCTCGACGTGCCGCTGATCGGCACCCACCATATCGCCGGACATATCTACGCCAATGCGCTCGTGCACGAGATCCAATATCCATGCCTGGCGCTTGTCGTATCCGGCGGCCATACCGAGCTCGTGATGCTGGAGGAGGAGGGCGTCTTCCGCATTGTCGGCCGCACGCGGGACGACGCGGTCGGCGAGGCTTACGACAAGGTCGCCCGGGCGTTGAAGTTCCCTTATCCGGGCGGTCCCCATATCGACCGGCAGGCAGCGGCGGCGGAGCATGCAGCCGAGCTGCCGCGCTCCTGGCTGGAGCCGGGCTCCTACGATTTCAGCTTCAGCGGCTTGAAGTCCGCCGTGCTGTCAGCCATCAACCAGTCCAGGATGAAAGGGCTGGAGCTCGACGTGCCTGCGCTTGCGCGCGGCTTCCAGGAATCCGTCATCGAAGTGCTGACGGTGAAGGCGATCCGTGCCGCCAAGGAGTTCGGCGCGCGGCAGCTGCTCTTGTGCGGCGGCGTCGCCGCCAACCGCGGCCTGCGCAGCCGGCTTGAAGAGCTGTGCGCGGCGGAGGGGCTGCCGCTGCTCATTCCTCCGCATTCGCTGTGCACGGACAACGCCGCGATGATCGGCGCCGCCGCCCATCTGAAGTGGACGCGGAGCCAGTTCACCGGCTTCGACCTGAAGGCCGATCCCGGCCTGTCGCTCGAGGAGTGGTCCGTCCGCGAGGCCAGGTCCGCGATGGCGGCCGAATAA